In the genome of Natronorubrum aibiense, the window ATACGAAAATCTCGAGCGGATCTGGATCGATCGAACCACGCGCGAGGCTCGTGAAGGCCGTCGGAAGGTCTCGAAGTCGTCGTTCGACCTCAAGATCGTCCGAAGTACCGACGATGGGGCGGCCTACGAGGACACGATCGACCACCTGAGTGAGAGCGAACGAGAAGTGACCGGACTCGTGTTCGCGCTCGCCGGATATCTCGTTCACGATGTTTACGAGACGGTTCCGTTCATGCTGTTGGACTCGCTCGAGGCGATCGATTCCGAGCGGATTGCAGCGCTCGTCGAGTACTTCGAATCGTACGTGCCATATCTCATCGTCGCGCTGTTAGAAGAGGACGCACAGGCGGTCGAGGGCGGCCACGGCGTGATCACGGATATCTAGCCGGCGACGCTGACGAGACCGATTTTTTCGGCGAGCGTAGGATTACACGAGTATGGTTGTAAGAGGATGCTGCAAGCGCCGGTGTGTTCGAATTGAATATCGCCCAAAATGGACGAAAATGGCCCTATTGAAGCTCCAAAACCCATTTTCGATTATACCGAAAAACAATCCGAAACCGAAAACTGATTTTGTGGTATCTAACACGGTTATTCTGAATATACACCAGAGCTAGCTGCTGAAAAGGGTTTTCGATAGTACCGGAAACTGTTTTCGCCGCGTACTATCAAATCTCGACTGGAGTAACCAATCGTGAGCAACGGTCGTATCGGCAGTTTGGGGGATGAATTATAAACGGCACCGTTTTCCACGTTTTACTGCAGTCGTGTACTTCCTGAATAATATTGTATTAAAACAATATAATCACCTGAAGGTGATTCGGCTCTTCCGGAACGATTTTAGACTGCTAGTCGGTTGTTAACATTCATTGCCTACTTACAAAATCACGTATTTCGGGTATAGAACGCTTATTTTCAGCCGATCACTGAGATTCAGTCTCGAAAACGGAATGTCAAAACGTGTCGTCGTCTCGAAGTCAATCCGGAAATATTTCCGGCATAGCCGAAAGCCTTCTATATCTGGCAGTTGTGTCTCGATTCATGGGAGGGACATCAAACCGGTCGGTCGAACGGGCGTTCAAACTCATCGACGAACTCGCCGAAAACGGCAGTGGGGGCGTTTCAGAGCTCGCAGAACGGCTCGATATGCCCGTCAGTACGGTTCACGATTATTTACAGGCGCTCGTCGCGACAGGATACGTAACGGTACACGACACGGAGTACCGAACGACGACGCGGTTTCTCGAGGTCGGCCACCGCCAGCGACATCGGTTAGAGGTCTTCAAAGCGGTCCGTGATGAACTCGAGGACGTTGCATCGGAAACTGGCGAACATGCAACTCTACTGATCGAAGAAGACGATCAGGCGGTGATCCTCGCGGTTCAGGAAGGGCCGGATGCCGTTAACCTGTTCGCGTACCCGGGTGCCAGAATGCCCCTTCACGCGACTGCACCCGGAAAGGCGATGCTTGCGCACATGACTGATGACCGCGTCGACGAGATCATCGACCGGCAGGGTCTCGTTGCGGTCACCTCACAAACGATCACCGATCCCGACGTGCTCTTCGAGCAACTCGAGTCGATTCGCCAGCAGGGATACGCGATCGACGAAGGGGAACGTATCGCCGGCATGGTCTGTATCGCAGCGCCGATTCTCGATAAGAGCGATCGGATTCGCGGGTCGATCTGTGTCTGTGGGCCACAGAGCCGGATCGACGAAACACGGCGCGAGGAGATCGCGGACGTCATCCAGCGGGCCGCGAACGTCACCCAGGTAAATTTGGATTACGTGTAGCCGACTCAGTTGGGTTCGATGTCGGCTTTCGAAGCCGATTACGCCTCCGAAACCGGTGCGAGTGCGTCGATCGTTTCCGTGGCCAGTTCGTCGGCGGCCTGCTCCGGAATCGTCACCAGTGGGCGGTCCATCGCCGTTTCGGCGATTAGTTCCCTGAGTTGCTCGCGCGCGTCTTCGGGTGTCCCCGCGACGCCGAGTTCGTGGACCATCTCGTCCGTGACGAGACCGGTGGCCTCTCCGCGGTTACCCGCTTGCCACGCTTCGGCGACGCGTTCGGCTTCATCGGGGAACAGCGTCGAAACCGCGTTCTGATAGCCTTTACCACTTCCGACGTAGTAGGCGATGTGGCCGCGAACGGCATCGTAGGCTTCTTCAGCGTCGTCGCTGACCGCCGCCGGAACGTAGGGCGCGATCGTGATCTCGTCGGGATCGCGGTCGGCTTCGCGGGCTGTTCGTTCGACGACCTCGAAGGCGTTCTCGAGTTCGGAAAACGGGATATTGTGGGGCATCCAGCCGTCACAGAGTCGCCCGACGACGCGTCGGTTGGCTGGCCCGAGCGCTGCGTGATAGATCGGAACATCCGCATTGATTGGTGGAACGCCGTTGACGCCGAGCAGTTCGCCGTCGTAGTCGACTGGCTCGTCGTCGCGCAGAATTTTCGTAATGATCTCGATCGTCTCGTGGGAGCGACGAACCGGTCGTTCGAACTCCATACCGTGGATGTTTTCGACGGCCGTCGGCGTACTCGTTCCGACGCCGAACGACGCGCGGCCATCCGAGACCTGATCGAGCGTCGCTGCGGTCATCGCGAGTACGGCCGGTGTCCGCGAAAACACGTTTACGATGGCCGTCCCGAGTTCGACCTCGTCCGTCGACGCTGCGATCTCTGCGAGTTTGACGACGGAACTCGTTCCCCAGAGCTCCCCCATCCAGACGGAGTCATACCCCTGTTGTTCCGCGTCGATTGCGAGATCGGTCGGGTCGTGTGCGCCAGTTCGTGGGATTACCAGGCCGAGGTGCATACCACCACGTTTGGGATTTGTCGTGATAAATCATTCTGCGAATATGAGGATTGGAAACTCGATGGTCGCTCGCTATCGGCCGACGAACTCGGGATCGCCGTCACCGAAGAATGCCTCGAGGCCACGCTCGTAGTCTTCCGTCTTGGATGCGCCGGCAATGGCGTCGGCTTCAGCAGCGAGTTGGCCCTCGAGGCCGCGTTCGTAGCTGTCGGTCAGCAGTTGGGTCGCCGTGCCGAGTGCGTGTGTCGGTCCAGCCGCGAGTTCCGAAGCGAGTGACTCGAGTCGCTCGTCGAACTCGTCGGCGGGTGCGACCTCCGTCGCGAGCCCCATCTCGACGGCGTCGTCCGGTGCGATCGCCTCGTCGCGGAGGACGATTTCTTTCGCTTTTCGGAGCCCGACGAGTCGCGGCAGGAAGAAGGTCGCGCCGCCGTCGCCAGTCAATCCGATCCCGGGATAGGCGAACTTCAGCGTCGCGTCTTCGCCGAGGACGACCAGATCAGGCAACAGCGCGAGGCTGAAGCCGATACCGGCCGCGATGCCGTTGATTCCCCCGACGACGGGTGTCTTCGTCCGGTGGAACTGGGAGATTGCTTCGTGGGCGCGGCCGGCCAGTTCCCGGAGGTGTGGGGCGTCGGCGGCGTCGCCCGTGAGCTGAGAGAGGTCGGCTCCGGAGCCGAAGAAGTTCCCCTCGTGGGTTAGGACGATACACCGGGTGTCCGGATCGTCGCCAAGCGTCGTGGCGACCGACACCAGTTCGTTCGCCATCTCGAGGGAGAGTGCGTTCCGACCGGCCGTGCTGTCGAGCGTTACCGTTGCGACGCCGTCGTCGTGGTCGACGGACAGGTTTTCGTACGCAGCCATATCGATCGTCGATTACTCTCGAGAGATGTTAACGATACTGATCTCTGACCCTGCCCGTGGCGGCCACAAAAGAAGACAGGCGGTATCGCGGGCCGTGATCAGTCGACGTATTCAGTCAGATCGAGCGGCTCCGTCCGGAAGAGGTCCGGATGCATCTCAGCAACGTCATCTGCAATCGCGGGCGTACACTCGAGTTGGTCGAGGACGTCTTCCTCGAGGTCGATGCCGGGTGCGACCTCGACGAGCGTAAGCCCGTCCTCGCGAAGGTCGAAGACCGCGCGTTCGGTGACGTACCGAACTGGCTGGTCGATCTCGCGAGCGTACTCGCCGCTGAAGGTGATCTGTTCGACGGACTCGAGGAACTTCGGCTGAGCACCCTCGCGTTCGATCGCGAGTTCTCCGTCGCCGACGTCGATCTCGAGGCCCTTGGTCGTCAGCGTCCCACAGAAGACGACCGTCTCGGCGTTTTGCGTGATGTTGATGAAGCCGCCACAGCCGGGCAGTTGCGAGCCGAAGCGGCTCACGTTGATGTTGCCCGCGGGATCGACTTGGGCCATTCCCAGGAAGCCGAAGTCGAGGCCGCCGCCGTCGTAAAAGTCGAACTGCTGGGTGGAGGCGACGAGCGCCTCGTGGCCGGTCGCGGTTCCGAAGCTGATCCCGCCCGAGGCGGAGCCGCCGACGGGGCCGGACTCGACAGTCTGAGTGATCTCGTCGTCGATGCCGCCTTCCGCTGCCACGGCGGGGATGAGTTCGGGGACCCCGACGCCGAGGTTGATGACCGCATCGCTCGAGAGCTCCATCGCGGCCCGTCGGGCGATGATCTTCTTCGCCGACAGCGGTGCGTCATCTGGCGAGTTGCTCGCGGGTGGTTTGATTTCGCCGCTGTAGGCGGGGTTGTACGCTTCGGCGTACGTCTGCGGGTGGTGTGACGCCGGAGCCTCGACGACTGCATCGACGAGCACGCCCGGAACGGCGACCGACCGCGGATCGAGCGTCCCCGTCTCGGTGACGCGCTCGACCTGCGCGATCACGGTGCCACCGGAGTTGTGGGCCGCCTGTGCCATCGCCAGCACGTTCGACTCGAGGGCCTCCCGTTCCATCGTGATGTTGCCGTTCTCGTCGGCGGTCGTTCCCCGAATAATCGCGACGTCGATGGGGACCGACCGATAGAACAGGTACTCTTCGCCGTCGAGTGTCACGACGTCGACGATGTCCTCGGTCGTACTGTCGTTGGCCTTCGCCCCGTCCTGTCGCGGGTCGACGAAGGTCCCGAGGCCGACGTTCGTGATCGTGCCGGGTTTACCCGCCGCCGTATCCCGGAGCATGTGATCCATCGCACCGAACGGCAGGTTGTACGCCTCGACGTCCTCCTCGACGATCCGCTCCATCAGATCGGGCGTGAATCCCCAGTGGCTAGCGATCGTCCGCTCGATCATGCCGTCCTGAACGAGATGGGAGACGCCGTTCCCCTGTCGGTCGCCCTCTGCAGCCGGGTGATACAATGTGAGATCGCCCGGTGTGCCCGTCTCCGCGTAGCGCTCGCCGAGTCCCTCGAGGAGATATTCGGGAATGCCAACGGCCACGAAGCCGCCGATGCCGACGGTGTCGCCGTCATCGATCAGCTCGACTGCCGTCTCCCGTGACTGGATGACTGTCATACGTACTACCCTCCGGGCGAGCGCCCATTTCTATGTATCTATTCGCCGACGGATCGCACCCTTTAGTAGCCCACTCGCAAATACCGAGGTATGGAGCTTACCCACGAACAGCAGCTCATCCAAGATACGGTGCAGGAGTTCGTCGAAAACGAGGTCGGTGCCGACGTTCACGATGCCGACGAAAAGCAGAAATTCCCGGAAGACGTCTGGGATGGGCTCGCGGAACTGGACTTTACCGGCATGACGGTGCCCGAGGAGTACGGCGGTCTCGACGTCGACGAACTCACCTACAGCATCATCAACGAGGAACTCGCCTACGGCCACCTCGCCGTCGCGACGGCGCTGTCGGTCCACTGTCTCGCGACGTCGTGTATCCGCCAGTTCGGCTCCGAAGCGCACAAAGAAGAGTGGCTGCCGGAGATGGCCCGTGGCCGACCCGTCGGTGCGTTCGCCCTCTCAGAACCCGACGCCGGCTCGAACCCTGCTGAGATGTCGACCGAAGCCCGACTCGAGGGCGACGAGTACGTCATCAACGGCAAGAAACAGTGGATCACGAACGGTGAGCGTGCAGGCGTCGTCATCCTGTTCGCCAAGACCGATCGCGACGACCCCGACACCGTCACCCAGTTCCTCGTGCCGAAAGACGTCGAAGGCCTCGAGGTCGGCAAGAAAGAGGACAAACTCGGCCTCCGAGCGAGCGACACGACGACGCTCATCTTCGACGATGTCCGAATTCCGGCCGAAAACCGCCTGACTGAGGTCGGTCGCGGACTCAAAGCCGCGTTCTCGATCCTGACTGGCGGCCGCGTGGCGATCGCGAGTCAGGCGGTCGGCGTCGCACAGGCTGCCCTCGACGACTCGGTCCAGTACGCGAACGAACGCGAGCAGTTTGGCCAACCGATCATCGAACACCAGGCGATCAGCCAGAAACTCGCCGACATGCAGACAGACGTCCAGGCAGCGCGCCTGCTGACTCGTGATGCTGCGCGGAAAAACGAGGATGGCGTCGCAGCGAAGGCCGCGGCGATGGCGAAGTACTTCGCCAGCGAGACGGCCGTCGACGTAGCGAACGAGGCCGTCCAGATCCACGGCGGCTACGGCTACACCAAAGACTTCGACGTCGAGCGCTACTACCGCGACGCCAAGATCACGACGATCTACGAAGGAACGTCCGAGATCCAGAAAAAGATCATCGCCCGCCACCTCAAACAGTAGGGGCGGACTGAATGCCCACTGGGATCGTCGTTGGGTCGAGTAAACCCAGTTCAGTCGTACTCGTAGAAGCCCGAACCCGTCTTTTTACCGAGTTCGCCCGCCTCGACTTTCCGCTTGAGGAGGTAGGCCGGTTTGTACCGATCGCCGAGTTCCTCGTGAAGCGTTTCCGTGGCGTGCAGACAGATATCGAGACCGATGTGGTCGGCGAGCGTCAGCGGCCCCATCGGCACGTTCGTCCCGAGTTCCATCCCCGCGTCGATGTCCTCTTTCGTCGCGACGCCTTCGTCGAACGCGCGAATCCCCTCGTTGATCCAAGGCATGAGAATGCGGTTCGTGACGAAGCCGGGCTTGTCGTCCGACTCCCAAGTCGTCTTCTCCAAATCCTCGGCGAACTCGTGGGCGACATCGACGAGTTCGGGGTCGGTCTGTTCGCCAACGACAATCTCGACACCTGGCATCACCGGCACGGGGTTCATGAAGTGCAGTCCGACGACCGACTCCGGTCGCTCCGTCGCTGCGGCAATCGACGTGATCGAAAGCGTGCTCGTGTTCGTCGCGAGCACGGCGTCGTCGGCTGCGATTTCGTCGAGGTCGCCGAAGATATCGCGTTTGATATCGAGATCCTCGAGCGCTGCCTCAACGACGAGGTCACAGTCCGCGAGGTCCTCGAGTTCGGTCGTGCCGGTGATTCGGTCGCGAACAGCTGCGGCCTCGTCTTCGGTGAGCGTCTCGTTCGAGACGAGTCGACCCAGACTGTCGTCGATCGTCTCGAAGCCGTTCTCGACGAACTCCTGTTCGATGTCGCGCATCACGACATCGTAGCCGTGTGTGGCGGCGACCTGTGCGATACCACTACCCATCGTTCCCGCGCCGATAACGCCGACGCGGTTGATCGTCTCTACGTCCATCACCAGTGTCTGTTCCGAGCAAGCCAATAAGTGTGCCGACTCGACAGATCTCACTGTCGGTCCCGCTGGCTGTCGCGAGCCGTTCGATACACATATAGTCCTGTCTGCCCAACTGTAGCGTGGTAGATAATGTCGAAGGCATTCGTCGCCGGAACAGGGATGACTGCGTTCGGAACGTTCCCCGATCGGAGAGGGAGAGATATGTTTGCAGAAGCCGGGCTCGCTGCGCTCGACGATGCCGGGCTTGGCCCTGAGGACATCGACGAGGTGTTTTACGGCAACTTCATCGGGACGCTTGCGGAAAATCAGGGCCATCAGGGACCGCTGGCAGCCGAAGCACTGGGTACGACCGCCCCGTCTAGGCGGGTCGAAAGCGCGTGTGCCTCGAGTGGCCTCGCGATTCGAGATGCAGTCCGTGCGGTCCGAAGCGGCGAGGCAGATGTCGTCGTCGCGGGTGGAATGGAACGGATGAGCAACATGGGAACTGCTGGAGCGACCGACGGATTGGCCCGTGCCGCCGACGATCTCTTCGAGATTCGATCCGGCGTCACGTTCCCCGCAGCGTACGCGTTGATGGCACGAGCGTACTTCGACGAGTTCGGCGGCGATCGTGAAGATCTCGCTCACATTGCCGTCAAGAATCACGACAACGCACTCGTCAACGACCACGCCCACCTCCAAGAGGAGATCACCGTCGACGACGTCCTCGAGTCACCAGAAATCGCGGCCCCGCTCACGCTGTACGACGCCTGTCCGATCAGTGACGGCGCAGCCGCACTCGTCTTGCTGTCGCCCTCCTACGCCGAGGAACACGGTCTCGACAGTGGCGTTGCGATCACGGGCTCGGGCCACGGCGGCGATACAATGGCTCTGCAGGATCGCCAGTCGCTCGCAACGGCCCCAGCGACACGCGACGCTGCCGAGGAGGCCTACGACGACGCGGGAATCAGCCCTGACGACGTCGGCTTCGTCGAAGTCCACGACTGCTTTACGATCGCCGAAGTGCTCGCCCTCGAAGGCCTCGGCCTCTACAGCTACGGGGAAGGGATCGGCGCGGCCCGACGCGGCGAGACGCGCCGCGACGGCGACCTCCCAGTGAACCTCTCGGGTGGACTCAAAGCGAAGGGTCACCCCGTCGGCGCAACCGGCGCAGCACAGGTCGCAGCCGTCAGCAATCTGCTTACCGGCATTCATCCACGAGCCGATGCCGTCAGCGAGGATGTCACCGTCGGCCTCGCACACAACGCGGGTGGGACGGTTGCCAGTGCAGCCGTGCACGTTCTGGAGGTGACACGATGACGGACACACAGGATGGGTGCTACGACGCGTTCCTCGACGCACTCGAGGCCAGCGACGGCTACTACTACGAGTGTGCGGATGGTCACGCGCTGGTCCCACCCCGACGTGTCTGTCCACACTGCGGTGACCGAGAGTTAGAGCGGGTGGAACTGCCTGAAACGGGTTCGATCGTCACCCACACGACTGTCGCCGTTCCAACGCCGCAGTTCGAAGACGATGCGCCGTACGTCACGGCGATCGCGACGTTCGGACAGGCCAAACTGACCGGTATCCTTCGAGACGTCGATCCGAACGACGTCGAAATCGGGCAGGAAGTCACCGTCACCGTCGACACAGCCGAAACCACTGGCGATCGGACGATCACGTTTGACCGACACAGCTAGTTCGATGTCACACACGACACCGATCACCATCGACTGGGGTGATACCGACGCCGGCGGGCTCATCTACTATCCACGGTTCTTTCATTTCGTGATCGTCGGGCTGAACGACTACTTCAGTCAGGCCACTGACGGCGAGCATCCGATGGAATCGTACCGGAAAGATGGGTATCTCCTCCCCGCAGTCGAGGCGTCGGCGTCGTTTCACTCGCCGCTTCGGGCTGGCGACACCGCGCTCCTCGAGACGACCGTCGTCGACAGCGGTACGTCGTCGCTGACGGTGGCGTTTACCATCGTGCGACCGTCGACCGACGAACGCGTCGCCGACGGCGAGGTGTCGTTCGTCTTCGTCGACGAGACGTTCGAGGCGACGCCGTTGCCCGACGACATGCGCGAGTGTATCCGAGAACGCGGTGACGCAGCGAACTAAGACCGGCTTCACGCCCTCGCGTCCCCGCGTCCGTGGGCACTTTTCGAACACACCGAGAGGAATACTCCTCGAGTAGCGACATCGTCGGGGAGCCATGAGAGACGTCCGAAAAGAGCCGTCGATTCGTGAACGGTCCGATTACCGACCGAAACGAGTGTCTACAGTTGGTGGCTGACCGATCATCTAGCTGTGTTTTTCTTGCTCCTGCTGGCGAAGCTCGACGCGGCGGATCTTGCCACTCGAGGTCTTGGGGAGTTCGTCGACGAACTCGATCCGGCGGGGGTATTTGTACGGAGCCGTCTCCTCTTTCATGAACTCCTGCAGTTCGACCTTGAGGTCGTCGCTGCCCTCGTAGCCCTCGGCGAGGATGACGTAGGTTTTGACGACGCTGCCACGTTCGTCGTGTGGGCTGTCGACGGCGGCTGCCTCGGCGACGGCGTCGTGGCTGACGAGTGCGTCTTCGACTTCGAATGGGCCGATGCGGTATCCGGAGGAGATGATGATGTCGTCGGCGCGGCCTTCGAAGAAGAAGTAGCCGTCTTCGTCCTGAGAGGCCAAGTCACCGGTACGGTAGTACTCACCCGAGAGTTTCTGCTCGTCGAGTTCCGGTTTTTCGTAGTAGCCGTCGAAGATCGCTGGGGAGTCGACCGGCACCGCGATCTCGCCGATCTCGCCGGTTTCAACCTCTTCTTCCTCGTCGACCTCGATGATCGTCGCCCCGACGCCGGGGGTTGGTTTCCCCATGCTGCCGGTCTTGACGTCGATGCCCGGGTAGTTCGTCACGAGTGCGACCGTCTCGGTCTGGCCGTAGCCGTCGCGTGGCGTGACGCCCCACGCGTCCTGAATGCGCTCGATCGGCTCGCGGTTGAGTGGTTCGCCCGCCGACAGCGTGTCGTTCAACTGGACGTCGTAGTCGTCGAGGTCGGCGTTCGCGAACATCCGGTACTGGGTCGGGACCGCACAGAGTTTCGTGACGCCTTCGTCCTCGAGGATCTGGAGGAACGTCTCCGGTTCGAAGTCGCCATCGTAGATCAACTGCGTCGCGCCCGTCGTCAGTCCGACACCGATCGGACTCCAGAACCACTTGGCCCAGCCGGTGCCGGTCGTCGCCCACAGCAGTTCCTCCTCGAGATCGGTGTCTTCGTCGACGCCCCACCAGTACGGCGCGTTGATCTGATTGAAGCAGTACTGCCAGCGGTGTTTGTGTAGGACTGGCTTCGGCTGACCGGTCGTTCCGCTGGTATAATTGATCGACATCGGGTCCTCGGCCGCGAGATCAGGACCATCGTAGTCGGTCGACTGCCCGTCCATCACCGACTGGAACGTCGTCCAACGATCGTCGTCGAGCGCGTCCTCGTCACCCTCGAGAACGATCACGCGCTCGAGTGGCGTCTCCTCGAGTACGGGTTCGACCATGTCGGTGAGCGACTCGTGGACGACGATTGTCGTCGCGTTACAGTCGTTCGCACGGAACTCGATATCTTTTGCTCGCAGCATCGACGAACACGGGACCAACAACGAGCCAGTCGCGAGTGCACCGAGCTGGATCACGAACGTGTCTGGATGCCGCGGGAGCAAGTGCATGGTCCGGTCGCCCTTGCCGACACCCAGTTCCTCGAGGCCGTTTGCAAATTGGTTCATCCCGTCGCGAAGGTCGGCGTAGGTTCGTTCCTCCCGATGGCCGTCGTCGCTCAGAAAGTGAACGGCGACTCGGTCGCCGAACGACGCCGCGTGGTCGGCGACGGTCGACGTGACCGTATACGATTCCGGAATATTCCATTCGAACTCCTCGACTATGGTATCGTAATCCACACCCATACTCGACCAATCATACCATGCCTGCTTTAATGTTTTGCTGCTTCCAGCGTTCGTACCGGTGTCAACGGATATATCCGTTGGGTCCGGAATCAGCCGATTTGCCACCGATAGCGAGTCTCGGTTTTAGGTAGAGTCGAATGCCTCGTGGGAACTCTTAACAGTGTATACACCACTACTCGAGTATGGACACGAGCAAGCAACTCTACGAACTCGAGGCCACGGGCTGGAAGCGAGGGCTGTATGACGACGTCAAACGGACGTTCCGCGCGCCGATCGTCAACTGGATCTTCCGAACGACGATCGCGAACTACCCCGAGTTCGTTCGGTACGCATGGGGGCAGGTGAAACCGGCGTTCGAGACCGCTCGCTTCGGCCAGTTTTCGGTTACGTATCGCGATACCGTTCTCTCGGCGGTTTCGGCGGACACATCGATTCCGACCTATCGCTGTGACGAACTCGAAGTATCCCCGTCCGAATACGGTGAACTTCGCGGCCAACTCGAGACGTACGATATCGTCGCCCCGCGCCTCGCCGTCCTCTTCGAACTCGTCGACAGAGCGCTGTCCGAGAAACCGATCGGCACTGAGCCCGATCGAACTCGAGCAGCGACCGCACCGTTGCCCGCCTGGCTCGATGCCGATCGAGGGCGGCCGCCGACGATGGTCGCGTTCGACGAGTCGCCGGCGGAACTGGCCGACGTTGTCGACGGGATCCAGTCGTTTCACGGTCTCGAGGACGGCCTGCCGAGTATCTACCGGACAGTTGCCCAGTGGCCCGGATATTTACTCCCGATGTGGAACGATCTCGAACCGGTGCTCCGCAGTGACGGGTTCTCGACGGCGGTCGATGACGGTCGCGCAGTCGTCACCGAGTACGTGGACTCACTCGCTTACACGCCACAACTCGGCCCCGACGCGCTCGCACAGCAGGGCCTCGACGAATCGGCGATCGACGAACTTCAGGATCTGTTCAGGGAGTTCAATCAGGGTGTGATCGAGACCGTCATCCCAGCGCTGCCGGTGTACGCAACGACGGTCGACGCCGTCGGCAGCCGCTCGCTCGAGTAAGCGAGCGGAGGTTCATATTTCGTCGCAGCCGTGTGAAATTCACCCATAGTATATTGCCAGTGCGAGCGAACAATGCTCGTATGTCATTCGATCCAACCGCCGTCGAAACGATCACCGTCGACTCGTATGGGACCCTCGTCGATCCGGCTGCCGTTGAACGAACACTCGAGACACACGTCGACGACGAACACGTCCAGTCGGTATCCAACCAGTGGCGTAGTCGCTCACTGATGTACACGATGGTGAGTAACTTCACCGACAGCTACCAACCGTTTTACGACATGAACCGCGATGCGCTACGAGTTGCGCTCGCAGGCCACGGCGTCGACCTCGACTCGGAGACGATCGAGGAAATCCTCGCTTCGTACCACGATCTCGATCCGTTCGAGGACGTCCGCAGCGGACTCGCAGCGATAGCCGACGCCGGGTACGACGTCTTCGTGGTCTCGAACGGCAATCCAGACATGCTCGAGTCGATGGTCGAGACGGCTGATCTCGAGTCAGTACTGTCGGGCACGATCAGTGCGGACGAGATTCGGACGTTCAAACCCGATAGCGAGATCTATCGACACGCGGCGGCACGAACGGGGACGCCGATCGAGTCGATCGCCCATGTCGCTGGGCCGACCTTCGACGTGCAGGGGGCGATGCACGCGGGCATGCAGGGGGTCTGGATCAATCGAACGGGTGGTATCTGGGATCCGTTCGCGGACGAGCCGAATCTGACGATCAAAACGTTCGACGAGTTAGCAGTCGAACTCGGCGTATAGCGTCGCTCACGTCTCGTTACGATCGTCTTCCGAGCAAGCAGTATCCGTCATTCTGCACGTACTGCGCAATCGTCAATGATTTTATAATAAATATTCTTTAAATTATTGGTCTCGGCGGGAATGACGTATTCACACCGCCGTATTCAAGTAGTCGCGAACCATAATTCGACATACATAACAATTTAATACTTGCAATATGACGGAGAGTAGTGTATGCAGACTCATACCAAGGAAGCGCTGGCATCATTGACTGCAGCGGTAGCACTCATTGGTGTCATACACGCGGGGATCTGGTTCACGATGTTCGGGACCCCCGATTTGACCGTGTTGGGGTTCCCGTTCCACTACTTTTGGTTAGTGGCGGGTGGGCCAGTGGCGATGTTCGTCCTGTACTGGGTGTACTACCAGTACATCACGTCGTCCATTATGGAAGAGAAACGGCAGCTGAAGGCGTCTGCAGGTGGCGTTGGAGCACCTGACGATATCGGCGCAAAAGCGGGTGATGACGATGATTGAGCCGCTGGCACTCCAGCAAACGGGGGAGTACCCGTTTCAGGAGACGTTCACCGACCTCGTGATCCCGATCGGGATCATCGTCGTGATGTTTCTCGTGTTCTACGGGATCAGTTACTACATGAAAAGCAACATCC includes:
- a CDS encoding thiolase C-terminal domain-containing protein; translation: MSKAFVAGTGMTAFGTFPDRRGRDMFAEAGLAALDDAGLGPEDIDEVFYGNFIGTLAENQGHQGPLAAEALGTTAPSRRVESACASSGLAIRDAVRAVRSGEADVVVAGGMERMSNMGTAGATDGLARAADDLFEIRSGVTFPAAYALMARAYFDEFGGDREDLAHIAVKNHDNALVNDHAHLQEEITVDDVLESPEIAAPLTLYDACPISDGAAALVLLSPSYAEEHGLDSGVAITGSGHGGDTMALQDRQSLATAPATRDAAEEAYDDAGISPDDVGFVEVHDCFTIAEVLALEGLGLYSYGEGIGAARRGETRRDGDLPVNLSGGLKAKGHPVGATGAAQVAAVSNLLTGIHPRADAVSEDVTVGLAHNAGGTVASAAVHVLEVTR
- a CDS encoding 3-hydroxyacyl-CoA dehydrogenase family protein; this translates as MDVETINRVGVIGAGTMGSGIAQVAATHGYDVVMRDIEQEFVENGFETIDDSLGRLVSNETLTEDEAAAVRDRITGTTELEDLADCDLVVEAALEDLDIKRDIFGDLDEIAADDAVLATNTSTLSITSIAAATERPESVVGLHFMNPVPVMPGVEIVVGEQTDPELVDVAHEFAEDLEKTTWESDDKPGFVTNRILMPWINEGIRAFDEGVATKEDIDAGMELGTNVPMGPLTLADHIGLDICLHATETLHEELGDRYKPAYLLKRKVEAGELGKKTGSGFYEYD
- a CDS encoding acyl-CoA synthetase yields the protein MGVDYDTIVEEFEWNIPESYTVTSTVADHAASFGDRVAVHFLSDDGHREERTYADLRDGMNQFANGLEELGVGKGDRTMHLLPRHPDTFVIQLGALATGSLLVPCSSMLRAKDIEFRANDCNATTIVVHESLTDMVEPVLEETPLERVIVLEGDEDALDDDRWTTFQSVMDGQSTDYDGPDLAAEDPMSINYTSGTTGQPKPVLHKHRWQYCFNQINAPYWWGVDEDTDLEEELLWATTGTGWAKWFWSPIGVGLTTGATQLIYDGDFEPETFLQILEDEGVTKLCAVPTQYRMFANADLDDYDVQLNDTLSAGEPLNREPIERIQDAWGVTPRDGYGQTETVALVTNYPGIDVKTGSMGKPTPGVGATIIEVDEEEEVETGEIGEIAVPVDSPAIFDGYYEKPELDEQKLSGEYYRTGDLASQDEDGYFFFEGRADDIIISSGYRIGPFEVEDALVSHDAVAEAAAVDSPHDERGSVVKTYVILAEGYEGSDDLKVELQEFMKEETAPYKYPRRIEFVDELPKTSSGKIRRVELRQQEQEKHS
- a CDS encoding halocarboxylic acid dehydrogenase DehI family protein, with the translated sequence MDTSKQLYELEATGWKRGLYDDVKRTFRAPIVNWIFRTTIANYPEFVRYAWGQVKPAFETARFGQFSVTYRDTVLSAVSADTSIPTYRCDELEVSPSEYGELRGQLETYDIVAPRLAVLFELVDRALSEKPIGTEPDRTRAATAPLPAWLDADRGRPPTMVAFDESPAELADVVDGIQSFHGLEDGLPSIYRTVAQWPGYLLPMWNDLEPVLRSDGFSTAVDDGRAVVTEYVDSLAYTPQLGPDALAQQGLDESAIDELQDLFREFNQGVIETVIPALPVYATTVDAVGSRSLE
- a CDS encoding Zn-ribbon domain-containing OB-fold protein, which gives rise to MTDTQDGCYDAFLDALEASDGYYYECADGHALVPPRRVCPHCGDRELERVELPETGSIVTHTTVAVPTPQFEDDAPYVTAIATFGQAKLTGILRDVDPNDVEIGQEVTVTVDTAETTGDRTITFDRHS
- a CDS encoding acyl-CoA thioesterase, which encodes MSHTTPITIDWGDTDAGGLIYYPRFFHFVIVGLNDYFSQATDGEHPMESYRKDGYLLPAVEASASFHSPLRAGDTALLETTVVDSGTSSLTVAFTIVRPSTDERVADGEVSFVFVDETFEATPLPDDMRECIRERGDAAN